The Hymenobacter swuensis DY53 genome includes the window TCGGTGAACTTGGAGGCTTCCACTTTGGTGAATGGGGCCCCGGAAATGCTGGCCAGACGGCGGGCAATTTCGGTTTTACCCACGCCCGTGGAGCCAATCATGAGGATGTTGTTGGGCACAATTTCACGCTGCATGTCGGGAGCAGCATGTAAGCGGCGCCACCGGTTGCGCAGGGCAATAGCCACGTAGCGCTTGGCCTCGTGCTGGCCAATGATATACTTATCGAGCTCGGCCACAATTTGGGCCGGCGTCAGAAACTCAGCGGAATCGAGCATAAGGCAATAGGAAGAAGCAGGCTGTCTGGTATACCGAAGGAATACTACTACGGCCGGATGCTAAAAGTTTGTGTTTCGCCCGCACTGGTGTGCTAAAGCTGTTTTTTGAACAACGAATCGATGTTCCGGGCAATGGTGAAGTAGTTGGCCCCACCCGACGCGTGGTAGCCCGCGTGAGTGTAATCAAGCTGGAACTGACTTACGCGCAGCATCACCCCAAAGGAGAAACCGGCCCCGCCCGCAGTGTTCTCCAGGCGCAGCTCCCGGCGCTGCAAATGGTTGTAGCCCACCCGCACGTTCAGGTTCTTGCTCAGCAGCAGCTCCCCTCCTACCACAAAATGCCGGGCAATTTTATCACCGAGGCTCTTTTTAGGTTTCACCTCTTCTCCATTCTCGTCCAGCTGACCGCGCTGATTCGGGTCGAGGTACACGATATCAAGCTGCTGGAGGTGGTGAGCCGTGAAGGAGAAGCGCAACGGCAGGTGCTCGGGTTTGAAGGACGTACCCAGCTGCACATCCAGCGGCATTGGCTCCCGGTCGGCCCCGTCGTAAGGCTTGAGCTGAATACCAGCGTTGCGGACTACTAATCCTACTGTAAAATCCTGGTCGGGGTGCTTAAAAAGCCCGCCTACATCGGCTAAAGCGGCAAAAGAGTGGTTACCAGCAATACCTGAACCCGCCAGCTTCAGCGTGCCCCCGATGGTAAAGACACCGGTAGTATAGGAGTCGGCAACGCTCAGCGCGTACTCATTCACCGAAAACTGCCCCAGCGAGTTGCCGGCCACGTCAAACTGCTCAAAGTTACCGTAGCTCAAATAGGTCAGGCCCACGCCGAAACGGCCCGCTTTCTGGGTATTGAACACGTATGCGGCCGTGCTTTGCTTGATATCGGCCAGGTAATCAACGTAGCCCAACGCCAGGCGGCCATCCATTTCACTGTTGAGCAGGGCCGGGTTGCCGTAGAGCATAGTGGCATCCGCGTCGCGGGCTGATACGTTGGCCCCACCCAGGCCAGCCAGCTTGGCACTGGTAGGCAGGTTCAGAAAAGAAAAGGCCTGCTGTCCGCCAATCTGGGCCTGCACGGCGGGAACGAGGCCCAACAGGAGCAGACCGGAAACAGCAACGGCGCGGCGTAAGGGTAGATTCATCAGCAACTAAGATAATGCAGGTTACCCGTTAGGACGCTGCAAGCCGCTGTTTTATTGCGCGGCAACAGTTTGTCACTCCAAGGGCAGTAAAGAATCTAAGCAGACATTACACAATGCCTCCGGATTCTTCATGGCCCTTGAAATGACAGCTTTTTTCAGCTTACCTCCACGCTGGGCGAGGCCGGGACCGGGTTTTCGTCGCGCACCACCAGCTTCATGGGGTGCGCTACCTTTTCCTCCAGCAACGCCACGCGCAACACATCGTCCACCCGGTCGGCGTAGTGAATGGTAAGATCCTTGAGGTACTCAGCCGAAATTTCGTCGATATCCTTCTTGTTCTTAGGGCAGAGGATGATATCACGCACGCCGGCCCGCTTGGCAGCCAGAATTTTTTCCTTGATACCGCCTACTGGCAGCACCTTACCGCGCAGCGTGATTTCGCCCGTCATGGCCAGATGGCTGCGAATTTTGCGCTGCGTAAATACCGAGGCAATACTGGTGAAAATGGCAATACCTGCGCTGGGCCCGTCTTTGGGCACAGCACCTTCGGGGAAGTGAATGTGCAGGTCGTACTGGTCGAAGAGGCGGTAGTCGATGTCCAACTCCTCGGCCCGGCTGCGCAGGTAGCTCAAGGCCGTCACGGCCGACTCCTTCATCACGTCGCCGAGTTGGCCGGAAAGGGTGAGTTTGCCCCGACCCCGGCTCAGCAGGCTTTCGATGAACAGGATATCCCCGCCCACGCTGGTCCAGGCTAGGCCCGTTACCACACCGGCAGTTTCGTTGTCCTGGTACTGGTCCCGGTCGAAGATGGGTGCGCCCAGAATCCGGCGCACGTCCTTTGGCTCCAGCGTGGCCGGAAAATCCTCCTTGAGGGCCTTGCTTTTGGCTAGGTTGCGGGTTACCGCCCCCAGCTTCCGCTCTAGGCTACGCACACCACTCTCGCGGGTGTAGTCGTCAATCACGCGCTGCAAAGCGGCGTTGGTGATGCCCGCGTCTTTTATTGTCAGGCCGTGATCGTGGAGCATTTTGGGCCAGAGGTGCTTTTTGGCAATTTGGGTTTTCTCCTCCAGCGTG containing:
- the porQ gene encoding type IX secretion system protein PorQ is translated as MNLPLRRAVAVSGLLLLGLVPAVQAQIGGQQAFSFLNLPTSAKLAGLGGANVSARDADATMLYGNPALLNSEMDGRLALGYVDYLADIKQSTAAYVFNTQKAGRFGVGLTYLSYGNFEQFDVAGNSLGQFSVNEYALSVADSYTTGVFTIGGTLKLAGSGIAGNHSFAALADVGGLFKHPDQDFTVGLVVRNAGIQLKPYDGADREPMPLDVQLGTSFKPEHLPLRFSFTAHHLQQLDIVYLDPNQRGQLDENGEEVKPKKSLGDKIARHFVVGGELLLSKNLNVRVGYNHLQRRELRLENTAGGAGFSFGVMLRVSQFQLDYTHAGYHASGGANYFTIARNIDSLFKKQL